In the genome of Deinococcus seoulensis, one region contains:
- a CDS encoding L-threonylcarbamoyladenylate synthase has translation MNEQQQNGPGRAPAWWAQVQEAARVLRDGGVVAYPSETVWGLAAHPSRPDAIRRLYDLKGRAADKPVQVSCVDVAAARALIRPSEAFERLAPLWPGPLTLVTPAAPGCPADLAPGGRVGVRLPDHPVARALLEAVGGTLATTSCNPSGEEAAATHAQALAMGLGDLTLPDGGQGTLGLPSTVVLLPEGRVLRAGAIPDAQIESLLRELT, from the coding sequence ATGAATGAACAGCAGCAGAACGGACCGGGCCGCGCGCCCGCATGGTGGGCGCAGGTGCAGGAGGCCGCGCGGGTCCTGCGGGACGGGGGTGTGGTCGCGTACCCCAGTGAGACCGTGTGGGGCCTGGCGGCGCACCCGTCGCGTCCGGACGCCATCCGGCGGTTGTATGACCTGAAGGGCCGCGCGGCCGACAAGCCCGTGCAGGTGTCGTGCGTGGACGTGGCGGCCGCCCGCGCCCTGATCCGCCCCAGCGAGGCGTTCGAGCGGCTCGCGCCGCTGTGGCCGGGGCCGCTGACGCTGGTCACCCCGGCGGCGCCCGGTTGCCCCGCCGACCTGGCGCCCGGCGGGCGGGTGGGCGTGCGGTTGCCGGACCATCCGGTGGCGCGGGCGCTGCTGGAAGCGGTGGGGGGCACGCTGGCCACCACCAGTTGCAACCCGAGTGGTGAGGAGGCCGCCGCGACGCACGCCCAGGCGCTGGCGATGGGTCTGGGTGACCTGACCCTCCCGGACGGCGGGCAGGGCACGCTGGGTCTGCCGAGCACCGTGGTGCTGCTCCCGGAGGGACGGGTCCTGCGGGCCGGGGCCATCCCGGACGCGCAGATCGAGTCGCTGCTGCGGGAACTGACATGA